From one Oncorhynchus masou masou isolate Uvic2021 unplaced genomic scaffold, UVic_Omas_1.1 unplaced_scaffold_32___fragment_6___debris, whole genome shotgun sequence genomic stretch:
- the LOC135538959 gene encoding tensin-4-like has protein sequence MPIAGSMSHIIPNHILRVGQSTCLDSAREVALGCSPSAMMDPNGSCSEQDDLDISLDNLNQLILELDPTFDPIYFNKRSQSSSPHTDDFSPDEDVSSCVAGGCSPRNISTSVSPSCSIPIPLSSASGSRCSPQGSLVFSDASSRPPLPCGSVVRRRLPSTQGGEAGTCSSPVTLRMSHSHRNSSVSMISTSPGSETSYIMGSYQSLLSDSEGDSPESLLLYRASSSYSDVSRSSTRPFTNKRSPTGPSPLGHFQGIHSSPASLAGSLTDIPVVLVNGAPERELSPQSPPEAMVPDIQIKQRPSFRPSSPSPSHSLQGHFQGNQHSMKFVMDTSQFWFRPHINRVQAEAIVIDKEPGTFVVRDSTSFRGSFGLAMKVDQAPVNISPTGQPAEGSSDLVRHFLIESSARGVRIKGSSHEPYFGSLSALVFQHTVTPYALPCKLLLQSHDLNKGQEETNDRSAPEDKTKTACNFLYLSAIPTETLTGPCAVQKAVSSTFTMDLSTITTTIVNLKVSPKGVTLTDIQRKLFFRRHYPAHMLSYSGEDPDKRLWYRSSKPARIFGIVAKGTEAGRENVCHVFAEYDPLQPCNPTIELTQGIIFKP, from the exons ATGCCTATAGCTGGATCCATGTCCCACATAATACCCAATCACATTCTGAGGGTGGGTCAGAGTACCTGCCTGGACTCTGCTCGTGAGGTAGCTCTGGGGTGCAGTCCCAGCGCCATGATGGACCCCAACGGGAGTTGCAGTGAACAGGACGACCTGGACATCTCCCTAGATAACCTGAACCAGCTCATTCTGGAACTGGACCCCACATTTGATCCCATCTACTTCAACAAGAGGTCCCAGTCCAGCAGCCCCCACACAG atgACTTCTCTCCAGATGAAGACGTCTCCAGCTGTGTGGCCGGAGGCTGTTCTCCAAGGAACATCTCCacctccgtctccccctcctgCAGCATTCCCATCCCACTGTCCTCTGCTTCTGGCTCCAGGTGCAGCCCCCAAGGCTCCCTGGTGTTCTCTGATGCCTCCTCTCGCCCCCCACTGCCGTGTGGAAGTGTCGTCCGCCGGCGGCTGCCCTCGACGCAGGGAGGCGAGGCGGGCACGTGTTCATCCCCGGTTACCCTGCGCATGTCACACTCTCACAGGAACAGTTCTGTCTCGATGATCTCCACGTCGCCCGGCTCAGAAACCAGTTACATAATGGGCAG CTATCAGTCGTTGCTCAGTGACAGTGAAGGCGACAGCCCCgagtctctcctcctctaccgcGCGTCCAGCTCCTACAGCGACGTGTCCAGGTCCTCGACCAGGCCGTTCACCAACAAGCGTTCGCCGACCGGCCCATCACCACTCGGCCACTTCCAGGGGATCCACAGCAGCCCTGCCTCCCTGGCCGGTTCACTGACAGACATCCCTGTGGTGTTGGTCAACGGAGCCCCAGAGCGGGAGCTCAGCCCCCAGTCACCTCCAGAGGCAATGGTCCCAGACATACAGATCAAGCAGAGGCCCAGCTTCAGGCCATCCTCGCCATCTCCCTCTCACT CTTTGCAAGGCCATTTCCAAGGCAACCAGCACTCCATGAAGTTTGTCATGGACACCTCGCAGTTTTGGTTCCGCCCACACATCAACAGAGTTCAGG CTGAGGCCATAGTGATAGATAAGGAGCCGGGGACCTTCGTGGTGAGAGACAGCACGTCCTTCAGAGGCTCCTTCGGGCTGGCTATGAAGGTGGACCAGGCGCCCGTCAACATATCCCCTACTGGCCAACCAG CGGAGGGCAGCTCAGATCTCGTGAGGCACTTCCTCATTGAATCGTCGGCCAGGGGCGTCCGTATCAAGGGCTCCTCACATGAACCGTACTTTG GTAGTCTGTCTGCCCTGGTCTTCCAACACACCGTCACTCCGTATGCCCTACCCTGCAAACTTCTGCTCCAGTCACATG ATCTGAACAAAGGACAGGAGGAAACAAATGACAGGTCAGCACCAGAAGACAAGACCAAGACGG CTTGCAATTTCCTCTACCTGAGTGCTATCCCCACTGAGACGTTGACAGGGCCGTGTGCTGTACAAAAGGCTGTGTCCTCCACCTTCACGATGGACCTGAgcaccatcacaaccaccataGTCAACCTAAAGGTGTCGCCCAAAGGTGTCACCTTGACAGACATCCAGAGAAA ACTTTTCTTCAGACGTCATTACCCTGCACACATGCTCAGCTACAGTGGTGAAGATCCAGACAAGAGACT GTGGTACAGGAGTTCCAAACCAGCAAG GATATTTGGTATAGTGGCAAAGGGCACTGAAGCGGGTAGGGAGAATGTGTGCCACGTCTTCGCAGAATACGACCCTCTTCAGCCCTGTAATCCGACCATTGAGTTGACACAGGGCATAATTTTCAAACCATAA